Proteins from a genomic interval of bacterium:
- a CDS encoding DUF4338 domain-containing protein has product MPEDPRRLATLQQSGRSFEPEELEQICWTVESFPSLSRTELAQTLCEHLKWRTATGSAKLDACRKLLEKLEKQGRVRLPAKRACRRSARGNIRRVYSRETEPGEPLEGRLEELGEVKLEIVDSRAQTRLWAEYVDRYHYLGYRRPFGCAVRYFVRCEQGLLGCVLLAGAAKAVTVRDRWIGWNDSQRLQRLAWVVNNTRFLIFPWIRIRHLASHVLGQLRRRVREDWQQLWGYQPVLLETFVDPQRFHGTCYRAAGWIELGLTTGEGLRRPGRRYTSTPKRMFVRPVVREFRRQLCVVEGSGHE; this is encoded by the coding sequence TTCGAGCCGGAGGAGCTGGAGCAGATCTGCTGGACCGTGGAGAGTTTCCCGAGCTTGTCGCGCACGGAGCTTGCGCAGACGCTGTGTGAGCATCTGAAGTGGCGCACGGCCACTGGCAGCGCGAAGCTGGATGCTTGCCGGAAGCTGTTGGAGAAGCTGGAGAAGCAGGGGCGAGTGCGGCTGCCGGCGAAGCGGGCGTGCAGGAGGTCGGCGCGGGGCAACATACGCCGGGTCTATAGCCGCGAGACGGAGCCTGGAGAGCCCTTGGAGGGTCGGCTCGAGGAGTTGGGGGAGGTGAAGTTGGAAATCGTCGACAGCCGTGCGCAGACGCGACTATGGGCCGAGTATGTGGATCGCTACCACTACCTGGGCTACCGCCGGCCGTTCGGCTGCGCGGTGCGCTACTTCGTGAGGTGTGAGCAAGGACTTTTGGGTTGTGTGCTGTTGGCCGGAGCGGCCAAGGCGGTGACAGTGCGGGATCGGTGGATCGGTTGGAACGACTCGCAACGGCTCCAGCGGCTGGCGTGGGTGGTGAACAACACGCGGTTTTTGATCTTCCCGTGGATCCGGATTCGCCACCTGGCCAGCCACGTGTTGGGCCAGCTGCGGCGGCGGGTGCGAGAGGACTGGCAGCAGCTGTGGGGCTACCAGCCGGTGCTGCTGGAGACGTTCGTGGACCCGCAGCGTTTCCACGGCACCTGCTACCGGGCGGCGGGGTGGATCGAGTTGGGTTTGACCACCGGTGAGGGCCTGCGCCGCCCCGGGCGTCGTTACACCAGTACGCCGAAACGGATGTTCGTGCGCCCGGTGGTGCGGGAGTTCCGCCGTCAGCTGTGCGTGGTGGAAGGCAGCGGCCATGAGTAA